The genomic segment CATTATTTTCGCGCGTGCGGGCGGGCACGTCAAATTTAGCGGCCGTCATTGGTTTATTAGTAATAATTACACTTAGGAAAGAGTACTCTTTTTCTGCTGCCTCTGTCAAGAAAACAGGGTTCGACCAGGAAACTTTTGTAACTTTAGCTGCTTGAATTCGTCTTATTTTAACAGTAAATTCGTGGAGGGATTGGATGAAAGGCCTAAAATTTAGCGGCGGTCTACTCATTTTTGTAATTGGATTATATGTTGCCTCGCAAGGATATTCGACATACACGTTTAGTGCACGGAGCAGTGACGGCAGTATGGGAATAAATAAGTTAGGTTTCTTTATCCCCGCAACCGACTCCCACCTGCACACAACTGGAACTATATTCGTTTGTATTGGTCTCGCGTTAATGATTGCAGCTTCTTGCATGATGTATTTAATTCTGAAGAAGAAAAGAAAACAGAGATAACCTAGGAGGAACGGCTATGGACAAAAATGCTGCACATAGAACAAACATGATAGGCGGAGACGAGGTTGATGCCATATCGGTCGAATGGGATAAGCGTGTTGTTCACGAGACCAATAGCTTATTTTGGGATACGACAGGAAACGATATTTTGGGAGCAATCGCGCTTCCATTTTACGGAGCATTTGTTTCAGAAGAAAGGCGCCGGCTATTTGGAGATGTCTCGGGAAAAAAAGTGCTGGAAATAGGCTGTGGCAGCGGCCAATCCTTGCAATACCTGGGGGAACGCCAAGCCTCTGAATTGTGGGGGATCGATCTCTCGGAAAATCAAATCGAAAAGACAAGGCAACAATTGACGGAACACGGTCTCTCAGCGACATTAATCTGTTCCCCCATGGAAGAAGAATGCGGCTTGCCAGAGAATTACTTTGACTTTGTCTATTCGATTTATGCCCTTGGTTGGACAACTGACCTTGAGGGCACATTTCGTAGGATCGCATCTTATCTAAAAAAAGACGGCGTATTTATTTTCAGCTGGTCTCACCCGATACACAAATGCGTTGCTGCAGAAAACGATAAGCTTGTTTTTAAAAAATGTTATTTCGATGAATCCTGGTATTCGGTCTCTCTCGGCGAAAATACGCTTGCATTATCGGATCGTACACTATCCACCTATGTGAATGCTTTAGCAAAAGCCGGCTTCGTCATAGAACAAATGATTGAGGAATCTGATGATGAACTGGTGCAGGCAAACGGCAGCGATTTTGCAAAAAAGGCAAAAATGCTCCCAGTGACTTTTGTAGTTAAGGCGCGCAAACCATAGGCAATATAGACGAACATTATGATTCGAAATTCGTTAACCAAGGGTGTGAAGGAAATGGCTAAAAAAGGCTGGATCATCTCAGTTTCGCTTGCCGCGGCGGTCATTTTCATATTCCTGGCACAGAACAAAAAAATCGAGTCTCTGCGATTGCAATTAGACGAAACGAAGCAGGAACTAAAACAGAAAACAGAAGAAATCAGCACAACCCGGAACGAGACGGATGCTCAGAAGAAAAAGCTTGTGAACGTAACATACAGCTTAGAAGCGGAAAGAAAGACGTATGAAGAACAAAACAAGGTATTAAACGAGGAATTGCAACGAGCGAATGCTATGGTGATTACGAATGTATCGCTGTTGTTCGGAGATCGAGCACCTGTGGTGGATAGTTCTATCCCATCCCATATTTCATCGACAATTATCGAGCTGTATGAGGCTATGCAAAAAAACGATGCGGCAAAATTTTCTGAACTCGATAAGAAGGGCGTTCTCACCTCTTTTTACGAGCAGCGAGATAAGGTTGAAAAATTATTATGGTTACAAAACGACCCCGATCATAGAGCCGAAGCCGTCAAAGAGTGGTTAGAAGTCAACAACGCTGAAGTGCGGTTGATCAAAGTAATTTACTTGATGAGGGACGGCTCCATGATCGACCCGAACTATGCCATGGTACGGGAGAACGGTAAATGGGTGCTCTTTAGAGCAGATTGACCCAGATTAAACGCCAGTAAGCCCCCGCCTGCTGGCGAGGGCCGAAGTCATAAACCGGCGCGTCATGCGCCGCCGCTAAGCAGCTTCCGCAGACGCTCGTCCCGCAGCCAGAGCGCGCCCCAGACGAGGACGGCTACATAGACGGGAAACAGCGTGTTCGAGAAAAGCGGTGCGTCGATCCTTACTTGCGCGGCTACTGCGCCGCCCAGGTACGCCGTCAACAGCAGCGCACCAAGGAAGGCAGTGCGCGGCACGATGTACAGCAGCGTCGCCAGCAAGCTGAGGATGCCCATGATCGCCAGGTGGCTCTCGGCGAATCCGAGCTCACGCGTAGCCTCGACGACCGGCACCGGTCCGACGAGCTTGCCGATCCCGTCAAATAACATGAACAAAATCGCGATACCGCCCAGCGCCCTCGACGTCCAGCGGTGCGCGCCCGATCGGTCCGCCGTCCGCGTGCTTTTCTGCATGTTCAATTCCCGTTCGATTATCATATAGATTCATCCTCTCAATTTGAATAGGTATGCGCAGCGTGGAACGAGCCGTTTACTGCTTCACGATCTGCCAATGAATGCCGTACTTGTCTTCGACCTCGCCGTGATAGGCGCCCCAAGGCTGCAGTGCAAACGGGAACTTGACCGTTCCGCCGCCGGCCAGGTTTTCGAATGCTTCGCGCGCCTCCTCTTCATCCGCGAAGTTAAGCGCCAGGGAGACGGCACGCCCGCCGCTGGCCGACGCGAAGGTATCGGACAGGAATAGCACGTTACCGCCCGCCACCTCGAGTACGAGATGCATCACCTTGTTTTGCATGTCGGCCGGCGCGTCCGGCAGCTGCCCGTGCGTCATGACGGACACAATTTGCCCGCCGAACGCCTTCGCATAGAACCCCGCCTGTTCCCTTGCATCCTCCGATTGAATATAAGCATTCAGTTGTGCCTTCATGTTTAACATCCTT from the Cohnella hashimotonis genome contains:
- a CDS encoding class I SAM-dependent methyltransferase; this translates as MDKNAAHRTNMIGGDEVDAISVEWDKRVVHETNSLFWDTTGNDILGAIALPFYGAFVSEERRRLFGDVSGKKVLEIGCGSGQSLQYLGERQASELWGIDLSENQIEKTRQQLTEHGLSATLICSPMEEECGLPENYFDFVYSIYALGWTTDLEGTFRRIASYLKKDGVFIFSWSHPIHKCVAAENDKLVFKKCYFDESWYSVSLGENTLALSDRTLSTYVNALAKAGFVIEQMIEESDDELVQANGSDFAKKAKMLPVTFVVKARKP
- a CDS encoding VOC family protein codes for the protein MKAQLNAYIQSEDAREQAGFYAKAFGGQIVSVMTHGQLPDAPADMQNKVMHLVLEVAGGNVLFLSDTFASASGGRAVSLALNFADEEEAREAFENLAGGGTVKFPFALQPWGAYHGEVEDKYGIHWQIVKQ
- a CDS encoding DoxX family protein; protein product: MIIERELNMQKSTRTADRSGAHRWTSRALGGIAILFMLFDGIGKLVGPVPVVEATRELGFAESHLAIMGILSLLATLLYIVPRTAFLGALLLTAYLGGAVAAQVRIDAPLFSNTLFPVYVAVLVWGALWLRDERLRKLLSGGA